DNA from Ammospiza caudacuta isolate bAmmCau1 chromosome 6, bAmmCau1.pri, whole genome shotgun sequence:
CTTCTGCTGAGCCTGGGCACAACATTAAGGGGTCCCAGAATGAGTCCAAAGACATCATATCTGTGCTGCCACATGCTTTTGGGCTTTGAGGTTGACTGTACCCATGGCTTTTGACTTAAGCTGTTCTCCACTGGGACGTGAAGGAAGGAGAGCAAAGTACCTTTTCCAAAGAAAGAGCCTCTCTGGGAAGTGGGAAATGTCTTCACTCCTCCTGCCTCCGAGCCCTTGCTTGTTTGTGATGTGTAATGATACTTGCCTGCcttttgtatgtttttattttccattcctgCTCATAGGGATATaaattgttgttttctttttttaataggtATATTGCAGTGGATCTGAAGTTGACATAAGAGAGAATTTCTTCTGGGAAGAGAAGTTTCCCTGTGAGGCCGACCCTGAAGATGTGGACTGCCATTGTGTTCTTCCTGCTGATTTCCATCTGTTTTTGTGAGCAACAATTTTCTGTCCTGAAAGGGAGAGGAGTCCATGTAGTGCAAATAAGCAGGCTTACCAGTGAAGAGCAATGCAGACAGGCTTGTCAGAGCCCAGGTGCTTCAGGTGAGGTTCTTGTCCCTTGGATGGAAttccagctgcattttctgctccttgaaggtctctgctgcttcttagactttcttttttaattccagTTGTTTACAGGCATTTACAGTTACAGCTGCTATGTGTGGTGCTGAATAATTTCTGACAGATTTGGTTAAATTGAATCCAGGACAAGTGCTTCCCAGGGCCCTTCAAGCTTCCATAGGAAACAGCATGTGCTGTTGGTGTGCGCTGATGGCGTGCAAAGTGTTAGGTCACTTGAATTGCAGAAATTATTCCCAGCTGCCAGATGCTTGCAAGGGAGCAGTGCTGTTGCAGACAGCTGCACTAGAATGAGTAATCTTTGCTCCCTggtatttgtgtgtgttttctgcCTTAGAAGAAACTACTTTGTCCTGCAACCAAGCACAGGGTTAAATCTATTGAGGTAAAAGCCTTCTCACTACATCTGAGATGTCTTTACAAAGAATTAAACTTCCAAAAGAGTCTTCTAGTTGTCCTTATGAAGGCCCCCAATCTTTTTATGAGAAAGCTTGAAGCTGCTACAAaaagctggtgctgctgtggtgaAGATGAGACCTTGGCTCAGGTGGATGAATATCTGACATTCAGGTGGTTAGTAACCTAATAAAGATGCTGGTTTTAATGGCCATTAATGGTCATTTTCCTCATGAAGACATCTAGATGAATTTACATGGGTCCTAACTGTAGTGCACTTTGAATTGCTGTTGTCAGGAGACACTCAGGTGGGTAGGCTACATTGGCAATATTGGTTTCATTGGCTTTCTTTGGTTATTTTCACTAAGGCTGAATCAGGATTCTTTAAGGTCAGACCTTCTAGATattgtgtggttttggggttttttttgcttgtggttttttgtcctttttttcaaTTCTTTAACTAGAGCCCCAAAGCAACGTCTTTGGTATCCTGTGTtcagaaatccattttctctgctgttttcagggAGCCATCACTGTAATTGGTCTGTGCCCTACCAGAATCACTGCCTCCTCCTGCATTGTCACCAGCTGAGTGTGTGCCAGAATGCTGGAGAACAGGACATCAGAGACCTGCTTGCAGGTAAAGCCATGTTTCAGACTCCGGGAAATCCAGGGTCCTGATTCTTTTGCTTTAAATGCCTACATTTAACTCTTGATAGGCTTTCAGCTGAGGAGGATGGGTTGTGAAATGCCTGCAGGGTGGTTCTGTAGGTACTGTTCACTGGAATAACTGTTTCACTTTGTCCTGGGGATTCTGGCACTCGCATGAGTGCATGATGTGTCTTTGAATAACTTTTGTAACACTTACTGAGTAACAGTTTGTCTCCATGTTGAAGACATCATTCAAGCCATTTGCACGCCACACGCTGTCCTAGTGAAAATAAAGGCATAACagatgtatttatatatttttttcagagaaaggaaaatgtccTGGCATTGTTTTTCTCTCAGATTGCCAGGGTTTTGTTCCAGAGTCAACAGACTGCTTTTTTATTCAGAGCAGCAATTGCTCATGGTGACTTTCCAGTGCCAGGGTATTCAGTTTAATAAAGTGACACAATAACAAAATGGAGCTTATTTATAAATGGGAAATCAATCTTATAAAGTTTGTTTCAAGAGTTCACTGTacccaaattttaaaaaaagtttgttCATGATTCTTGTGGGTTGGCAAAGGTTTCTCTGCAATGTAACAACTGGACTTGTGATAAGCAGATGGGATTTGTCACTATAAATCTAGCTCACTTAGTTGTGAAGGAAATTATCCTGGTGTATGAAAGTGTAAGTAGAAATTTCTGTTCAGATTTGACAAGTGAAAATTATGAATCTAGGCGCAAAGGCTTTGTCAATGATGTGTAACTTTGAAAGCATGAATCCTCTTCTCAGGAACTGACATTTGTAGGACTGCTCCTGTTGATACTGTGCTTCTGCATTGTACTTCTCTACTTCATTATTCCCCTTCTGTGAAATTAACTCCCTGGATGGGCAAATACGAGAGATCTGtggaagaaaaacacaaaccaaaaaacctcaaaggGATTATGTGCAATAAAGGCTGGGGAGTCTCGAGTTTTCATGTTGTTGCTGAATTCAGGACTGATTTATTCCACTTGTACTGTGTGTACTGCAGAATGTGTGTTCTGGTTTGCATGTTGGGGGTTGAGGTTAGATTTGAGCTTGAGAATTTTTTATTCTTACAAAAGtaatttgttttgtcttttggaAGAAATTGTCAACAGCAAATGGGACCCAGCCCTGTTTCACCGCCAGAGCCATCCACAGAAGACAGAGAGGATGCTGAATGCCCGGATTGATCAACACAGTGTGCAAAACACGTTTTCTTCAATTGCTCAGACTCACAGTATTCATTTGAGGCATTTGCTTGGGGTTCAGAAGAGAGATGTCACAACAAGTACAAACAAACCAATTGCAAGTGATGCTGCCACCACTACTGCCCCTGCCATAACAGCAAGTGTTACAAATGCAACTTTCTCTACCACTTACGAAGCGACTGCCAAAGCCTCAAACACCCCTGGAGGTTCTCATACTTCTGCTACAACCATGTCATCCTCTGCCTTTTCTCGCCCTCATAGTAACATCTCTGCTCCCACTACCAGCAATGTCACCCAGATGGTGATGACCAGGCAAAAACTAGAAAGTAGTAGCTCTGTCCCAGTACTGTCCCCCACTTCTGCTCCCCTCACTGTTCCTTTTGAAGCAGGTACCcaagcacagcagcctgggccaggTAGCACCAGCAGCAGTGCTCCTCCTGCTGACAGCCTCACCACTGCTGGAGCTGATCTGAAGACActgcccacagcactgcccaccCACACCCCACAGGATGCAGGAACGTCTTCCAGCACTTCCATGAATGCCACAGCACCCATCCCAACAGAGCGCTCTCCCTCTGTGAATTCAGTGCATGCTGGTACATCACCAAGTCTAAAGCCAGAGGTGAAAACAGCCACAGCATCCTTGAATCAATCAGCTTCTCCTCTGGGCTCTACAAGAGGTGCCATGGCTTTAACTACAATCTCTACAGTAGCGACTACAACTGAACATGGGGTAAAGTCAACATCTGATGTCTTTTCAACAACCATGGCTCCCACAGATGCAGCCAAAACAACAGCTTCAGGCCTCACAGAAACTCAGGACACAGACAATGAGTATCTTCTCATTGCTGCTGAGCCCCTGACTCAGTACTTAGTGGATAAAAGTTCACTACTTGCAGTGCTTTTAGTTGGTACGTTCTTTTTCTTAACTGTTATAGTTCTTTTCCTGATGCAGGCCTATGAGAGCTACAAGAAGAAAGATTACACACAAGTGGATTACCTGATCAATGGAATGTATGCGGACTCAGAGATGTGAAGAGGTGGGGATAAATAGTAGTCAAGGGATGGAAGGGAGATTCAAAGTCTGCATGACTTGTTTTTCCTATCTGCCTATAACACAAACTGAAAGTGCTTCCAAATTTACTTCTAGTGCAATTGAGGAGAAATGCCATGTActgtattaagaaaaaataataattttttattcaaCTGTGCAACAGGTTGCTGCAAAACcataaaaaaggaataatttttaacattttcataaTGCACGGTAGCTTTGGCCATTATAATTCATTGCAAAATAAATCTAACAAGGTGTAAGTTGCCATCATCTGAAAATGCTGTAGTGCTTTTCAGCTGTTTACAGTGCAGGTTGTGTTTCATTTGTTTCATGTGTGCTTCTCTGAAAGCAGAGCAATGAATGCTGTCACCTTTTGTGAAGTGCTCCCAAATAGCCAGATGAGAAGTGTGGAGTACTGTTGCAACAGGGGACTTTTAATCCAGTGTGTGTCATATTTCAGTGTGCTTCTTGCTTATAAAGAGGTCTGTTTACAAGGTATTGTAAACTCTGTTTACTGCTAACCCAAGGTATCTTTTCACCACAGAGTGGATTACTGTGCCTCTGCACTTAAATGatcttat
Protein-coding regions in this window:
- the C6H11orf24 gene encoding uncharacterized protein C11orf24 homolog, whose protein sequence is MWTAIVFFLLISICFCEQQFSVLKGRGVHVVQISRLTSEEQCRQACQSPGASGSHHCNWSVPYQNHCLLLHCHQLSVCQNAGEQDIRDLLAEIVNSKWDPALFHRQSHPQKTERMLNARIDQHSVQNTFSSIAQTHSIHLRHLLGVQKRDVTTSTNKPIASDAATTTAPAITASVTNATFSTTYEATAKASNTPGGSHTSATTMSSSAFSRPHSNISAPTTSNVTQMVMTRQKLESSSSVPVLSPTSAPLTVPFEAGTQAQQPGPGSTSSSAPPADSLTTAGADLKTLPTALPTHTPQDAGTSSSTSMNATAPIPTERSPSVNSVHAGTSPSLKPEVKTATASLNQSASPLGSTRGAMALTTISTVATTTEHGVKSTSDVFSTTMAPTDAAKTTASGLTETQDTDNEYLLIAAEPLTQYLVDKSSLLAVLLVGTFFFLTVIVLFLMQAYESYKKKDYTQVDYLINGMYADSEM